One segment of Natronosalvus halobius DNA contains the following:
- a CDS encoding class I SAM-dependent methyltransferase has protein sequence MTDTPFGQTIDWNRFWETADADDRAGATPSTHHLTDLLEDFIAAKGVPDSVADVGCGPGEVAFTVAKRHPETSVVGYDAADSILAANRDRACSNGVENVCFERAVLPEFDPGRQFDLVCCYATLCYVDDTERALRALYDAVTPGGHLVLGYITEAGRDHYDGRLADSDAWREHDPDFDPHGFARRFRLVFEGESTLSESAIEDALGTPPRQFWEFTEKPEERWAWDHVPLVWLPK, from the coding sequence ATGACAGACACCCCTTTCGGGCAGACCATCGACTGGAACCGCTTCTGGGAGACCGCCGACGCGGACGACCGCGCCGGCGCGACCCCCAGTACCCACCACCTGACCGACCTCCTCGAGGACTTCATCGCCGCGAAAGGAGTCCCTGATTCGGTCGCGGACGTCGGCTGTGGCCCCGGCGAGGTCGCCTTTACCGTCGCGAAACGCCACCCGGAAACCAGCGTCGTCGGCTACGACGCCGCCGACTCGATTCTCGCGGCGAACCGCGATCGAGCGTGCTCGAACGGGGTCGAGAACGTATGCTTCGAACGCGCCGTGCTCCCCGAGTTCGATCCCGGTCGGCAGTTCGACCTCGTGTGCTGTTACGCGACGCTGTGTTACGTCGACGACACCGAACGCGCGCTCCGTGCGCTGTACGACGCGGTCACCCCCGGAGGCCACCTCGTGCTCGGCTACATCACCGAGGCCGGGCGCGATCACTACGACGGTCGTCTCGCGGACTCCGACGCGTGGCGCGAGCACGACCCGGACTTCGATCCCCACGGGTTCGCCAGGCGGTTCCGGCTGGTGTTCGAGGGGGAAAGTACGCTCTCCGAATCGGCAATCGAAGACGCTCTCGGCACTCCGCCGCGGCAGTTCTGGGAATTCACCGAGAAACCCGAGGAGCGTTGGGCCTGGGATCACGTTCCGTTGGTCTGGTTGCCGAAATGA
- the htpX gene encoding zinc metalloprotease HtpX: MDWKPDWGLRFRMFLTMFLLFALYIVFAGVLTAYIAGGANLLIFGLLFGGMSLVQYFFSDTLTLKTMGAKTVSAEEYPQLHSAVERLSQQADLPKPKVAVIDSKVPNAFATGRNQKNAAVAVTTGLMRTLDRDELDGVLAHELAHVKNRDMMVMTIASFLSTIAFMIVRWGAFFGGGHGRGRGGGGGVIVAIVVSLVVWIVSYLLIRALSRYREFAADRGAATITGNPSALASALLKISGEIDKVPDRDMREEAEMNAFFIIPLKSGIVGKLFSTHPSTERRVESLRQLEREMETV; this comes from the coding sequence ATGGACTGGAAACCGGACTGGGGATTGCGGTTTCGGATGTTCCTCACGATGTTCCTGCTGTTCGCCCTGTACATCGTCTTCGCAGGGGTGTTGACGGCGTACATCGCGGGCGGAGCGAACCTGCTGATCTTCGGCCTGCTCTTCGGCGGGATGTCGCTGGTGCAGTACTTCTTCAGTGACACCCTCACCCTCAAAACAATGGGCGCAAAGACGGTCTCCGCCGAGGAGTACCCACAGCTTCACAGCGCCGTCGAACGCCTCTCCCAGCAGGCCGACCTCCCGAAGCCGAAAGTCGCCGTCATCGACTCGAAGGTACCCAACGCGTTCGCGACGGGGCGAAACCAGAAGAACGCCGCCGTCGCCGTCACCACGGGACTGATGCGGACACTTGACCGCGACGAACTCGACGGCGTCCTCGCACACGAGCTCGCCCACGTCAAGAATCGAGACATGATGGTGATGACCATCGCCTCGTTCCTGTCGACCATCGCGTTCATGATCGTCCGCTGGGGCGCCTTCTTCGGCGGCGGCCACGGTCGCGGCCGCGGCGGCGGTGGCGGCGTGATCGTCGCCATCGTCGTCTCGCTGGTCGTCTGGATCGTGAGTTACCTGCTAATCCGGGCGCTCTCTCGGTACCGCGAGTTCGCCGCCGACCGGGGCGCTGCGACGATTACCGGCAACCCCTCTGCGCTCGCCTCCGCGTTGCTGAAGATTTCGGGCGAGATCGACAAGGTTCCCGACAGGGACATGCGCGAAGAAGCCGAGATGAACGCCTTCTTCATCATCCCGCTGAAGTCCGGCATCGTCGGAAAACTGTTTTCGACGCACCCCTCGACCGAGCGGCGAGTCGAGAGTTTGCGCCAACTCGAGCGCGAGATGGAGACAGTATAG
- a CDS encoding 60S ribosomal export protein NMD3, translating into MTDSRAFCPRCGDPVPERSEGDATDPLRPGTDVDLCDSCYFDDFEFIDAPDRIDVRVCAQCGAVHRGRRWVDIGAQDYTDVAIEEVSEALAVHVDVEDVAWQVEPEEVGPNTIRMHCFFTGTVRGTPVEEQVMIPVKIARQTCTRCGRIAGDYYASIVQIRAEGRTPTTEELERAREIAENIVADMEATGDRNAFITETTETDDGLNMRVSTNKIGKKIANKMVEEFGGTVNDAETLVTEDEDGNGVYRVTFAVRLPPYVPGDVIDLANDDEGPVLVSSAHGNLKGIRLRTGERYEASYEEGNAPEARKLGERQDAVEATVVTVEDERSIQVLDPETYQAKTISRPEYVDADAEEVPALKSRAGLHILPKDDE; encoded by the coding sequence ATGACCGATTCGCGTGCGTTCTGTCCCCGCTGTGGCGATCCGGTGCCGGAGCGGAGCGAAGGCGACGCGACGGACCCCCTCCGACCGGGGACCGACGTCGACCTCTGTGACAGCTGTTACTTCGACGACTTCGAATTCATCGACGCGCCCGACCGGATCGATGTGCGCGTCTGCGCCCAGTGTGGGGCCGTTCACCGGGGCCGCCGCTGGGTCGACATCGGCGCACAGGATTACACCGACGTCGCCATCGAGGAGGTGAGCGAGGCCCTGGCCGTCCACGTCGACGTCGAGGACGTCGCCTGGCAGGTCGAACCCGAGGAGGTCGGCCCGAACACGATCCGGATGCACTGTTTCTTCACGGGAACGGTTCGCGGAACGCCCGTCGAAGAGCAGGTGATGATCCCGGTGAAAATCGCCCGCCAGACCTGCACCCGGTGCGGTCGCATCGCCGGGGACTACTACGCCAGTATCGTCCAGATCCGGGCCGAGGGCCGGACGCCCACGACGGAAGAACTCGAGCGGGCGAGAGAAATCGCTGAGAACATCGTCGCGGACATGGAGGCGACCGGGGACCGGAACGCCTTCATCACCGAGACCACGGAGACCGACGACGGCCTCAACATGCGGGTTTCGACCAACAAGATCGGCAAGAAAATCGCCAACAAGATGGTCGAGGAGTTCGGCGGCACCGTCAACGACGCCGAAACCCTGGTGACAGAGGACGAGGACGGCAACGGCGTCTACCGCGTGACGTTCGCGGTTCGTCTCCCGCCGTACGTCCCCGGCGACGTGATCGACCTCGCGAACGACGACGAGGGGCCCGTCCTGGTCAGCAGCGCCCACGGCAACCTCAAGGGGATCCGGTTACGGACGGGCGAGCGCTACGAGGCGAGTTACGAGGAGGGGAACGCCCCAGAGGCCCGCAAACTCGGGGAGCGCCAGGACGCCGTCGAGGCGACCGTCGTCACGGTCGAGGACGAGCGTTCGATCCAGGTGCTCGACCCCGAGACCTACCAGGCGAAGACGATTTCCCGGCCCGAGTACGTCGATGCCGACGCGGAGGAAGTACCGGCGCTGAAGAGTCGTGCGGGATTGCACATTTTGCCGAAGGACGATGAGTGA
- a CDS encoding class I SAM-dependent methyltransferase encodes MSEDPSSSDDDSNSSTDADTTDFISSDSTAIEPRDDPLAVVVEKPRSETAIESLRAEGVYDDDRRVREYGSETVALPVLEPPTETAVLEVVRQIDPAYRTRDLADHLRERGWTDADLETAPGSWAVIGSVILVRVPDDCYDETELGEALLALHGEADSVLADEGISNEGEGDGGTYREPRTRLLAGSGDTETVHVEDGTQYGLDPARVMFSPGNQAERRRMAEVVEPDERVFDMFAGIGYFTLPMARAGARVTATELNPTAFRYLLENAMANDVSSRVDAYHSDCRDLVADVRADRVVMGYYGYADSEDEAGHGARTDEAVDFLPAALEALEPGGVVHYHEATPESELWERPIGRLEAAVERAGRTLEVLEKRRVKSHSAGVEHVVLDVRVE; translated from the coding sequence ATGAGTGAGGACCCCTCGAGTTCAGACGACGATTCGAACTCGAGTACCGACGCCGATACGACAGATTTCATCTCGTCGGATTCGACCGCGATCGAACCCCGAGACGACCCGCTCGCCGTCGTCGTCGAGAAACCGCGCTCGGAGACAGCGATCGAATCCCTGCGGGCCGAGGGCGTCTACGACGACGACCGCCGGGTGCGGGAGTACGGCTCCGAGACCGTGGCGCTCCCGGTGCTCGAGCCACCCACGGAGACGGCCGTCCTGGAGGTCGTCCGTCAAATCGACCCCGCCTACCGCACCCGCGACCTGGCCGACCACCTCCGCGAGCGGGGGTGGACCGACGCCGACCTCGAGACGGCGCCCGGCTCCTGGGCCGTTATCGGCTCGGTGATTCTCGTTCGCGTTCCCGACGACTGCTACGACGAGACCGAACTCGGGGAGGCCTTACTCGCACTCCACGGTGAGGCCGACAGCGTGCTCGCCGACGAGGGGATTTCGAACGAGGGCGAAGGCGACGGCGGCACCTACCGCGAACCCCGAACGCGACTGCTCGCGGGCTCGGGCGACACCGAGACGGTCCACGTCGAGGACGGGACGCAGTATGGACTCGACCCCGCTCGCGTCATGTTCTCGCCGGGGAATCAGGCCGAACGGCGGCGAATGGCCGAGGTCGTGGAGCCCGACGAGCGCGTCTTCGACATGTTCGCCGGCATCGGCTACTTCACGCTCCCGATGGCACGAGCGGGGGCACGGGTGACGGCCACCGAATTGAATCCGACGGCGTTTCGTTACCTGCTTGAGAACGCGATGGCCAACGACGTCTCGAGTCGGGTCGACGCCTACCACAGTGACTGTCGTGACCTGGTCGCCGACGTTCGCGCGGACCGGGTCGTCATGGGGTACTACGGCTACGCCGACAGCGAAGACGAGGCGGGACACGGCGCGAGAACCGACGAAGCCGTCGACTTTCTCCCCGCGGCCCTCGAGGCCCTCGAACCGGGCGGCGTCGTCCACTACCACGAGGCGACGCCCGAATCGGAGCTCTGGGAGCGACCGATCGGTCGACTCGAGGCCGCCGTCGAACGGGCAGGGCGAACCCTCGAGGTGCTCGAGAAGCGGCGCGTGAAGTCACACAGCGCAGGGGTCGAGCACGTGGTCCTGGACGTCCGGGTGGAGTGA
- a CDS encoding helicase C-terminal domain-containing protein encodes MNPDRIFEAFPAPSYRGNQEQALRDIRDAFEAGNDVVLVRAPTGSGKSLLARAVAGCARTVDEADPVEATGAYYTTPQVSQLDDVAGDDLLQDLNVIRGKSNYTCILPGELDTPVNQAPCVRERGYDCSVQHRCPYFSDRAIASNRSIAAMTLAYFMQTAGSEVFRKRDVVVIDEAHGLSEWAEMYATIQLGPRTVPFWDDLRVPQVDSVEGAVRYAEALARRCTSRKDELLAQESLSPGEVRERDRLQELIGELDFFVEDYRDPQSPTTWLVDQDDDGDSSRDRDRGANARGSGDEDETENPNGGPLTIKPMDPERYLRYTVWDRGNKFALLSATILNKDAFCRHVGLEPSRVALVDVGHTFPVENRPLYDVTQGKMTYEHREETLPKIARTIVRIMQAHPDEKGLVHAHSYAIQEQLEALLTDFGVGDRVRAHSRDDRDADLESWKASSEPDVFLSVKMEEALDLKGDLCRWQVLCKAPFLNTSDSRVAHRLEQGQWAWYYRAALRTVIQACGRVIRAPDDHGATYVADSSLLDLFDRARTDMPDWFAEQVDRLEEPDLPEFEPRAALASTDESGEYSRTLSGRGSARSGSSSASGTGSSEKAAEDDSSGARGRSRSRSRRGRRSSKRSPLADVWDTES; translated from the coding sequence GTGAATCCCGACCGGATCTTCGAGGCGTTCCCCGCGCCGAGCTACCGGGGCAACCAGGAGCAGGCCCTCCGCGACATTCGCGACGCCTTCGAGGCGGGCAACGACGTCGTTCTCGTCCGCGCGCCGACGGGCAGCGGCAAGTCCCTGCTGGCTCGTGCGGTCGCCGGCTGTGCCCGTACGGTCGACGAGGCCGACCCAGTGGAGGCGACCGGCGCCTACTACACGACCCCGCAGGTCTCCCAGCTCGACGACGTGGCCGGCGACGACCTGCTCCAGGACCTGAACGTCATCCGCGGGAAGTCGAACTACACCTGCATCCTCCCCGGCGAACTCGACACGCCGGTCAACCAGGCCCCCTGCGTCCGCGAGCGGGGATACGACTGCTCGGTCCAGCACCGCTGTCCGTACTTTTCCGACCGGGCCATCGCCTCCAATCGCTCCATCGCGGCGATGACGCTCGCGTACTTCATGCAGACCGCGGGCAGCGAGGTGTTCCGTAAGCGCGACGTCGTCGTGATCGACGAGGCCCACGGGCTCTCCGAGTGGGCCGAGATGTACGCGACGATCCAGCTTGGCCCCCGGACGGTCCCGTTCTGGGACGACCTCCGGGTGCCCCAGGTCGACTCCGTCGAGGGAGCGGTCCGCTACGCGGAGGCACTCGCCCGGCGATGTACCAGCCGGAAGGACGAGTTGCTCGCCCAGGAGTCGCTGTCACCAGGCGAGGTCAGAGAACGCGACCGCCTCCAGGAACTCATCGGCGAACTCGACTTCTTCGTCGAGGACTATCGCGATCCACAGAGTCCGACGACGTGGCTGGTCGACCAGGACGATGACGGGGACTCGAGTCGTGATCGTGACAGAGGGGCGAACGCGAGGGGCAGTGGGGACGAGGACGAAACCGAGAACCCCAACGGCGGCCCCCTCACCATCAAGCCGATGGACCCCGAGCGCTACCTCCGGTACACCGTCTGGGACCGGGGCAACAAATTCGCGCTCCTCTCGGCCACGATCCTCAACAAGGACGCCTTCTGCCGACACGTCGGTCTCGAACCCTCCCGCGTCGCTCTCGTCGACGTTGGCCACACCTTCCCCGTCGAAAACCGTCCGCTCTACGACGTTACCCAGGGAAAGATGACCTACGAGCATCGCGAGGAGACCCTGCCAAAGATCGCCCGCACCATCGTCCGTATCATGCAGGCCCACCCCGACGAGAAGGGGCTGGTCCACGCCCACTCCTACGCGATCCAGGAGCAACTCGAAGCCCTCCTCACCGATTTCGGTGTCGGTGACCGCGTCCGGGCGCACAGTCGCGACGACCGGGACGCCGATCTCGAGTCCTGGAAGGCGTCCTCGGAACCGGACGTCTTCCTCTCGGTGAAGATGGAGGAAGCCCTCGACCTGAAGGGCGACCTCTGTCGCTGGCAGGTGCTCTGTAAGGCACCCTTCCTGAACACGAGCGACTCGCGAGTGGCTCACCGACTCGAGCAAGGGCAGTGGGCGTGGTACTACCGGGCGGCGCTCCGGACCGTGATTCAGGCCTGCGGCCGGGTGATCCGCGCCCCTGACGACCACGGGGCGACCTACGTCGCGGACTCGAGCCTGCTCGATTTGTTCGATCGGGCCCGGACGGACATGCCTGACTGGTTCGCGGAGCAGGTCGACCGGCTCGAGGAACCCGATCTGCCGGAGTTCGAACCGCGAGCGGCGCTCGCCTCGACGGACGAGAGCGGGGAGTACTCGAGGACGTTATCGGGTCGCGGGTCGGCACGCTCCGGGTCGTCGAGTGCTTCGGGGACCGGCTCGAGTGAGAAAGCGGCCGAGGACGACTCGAGCGGTGCACGAGGCCGGTCCCGTTCACGGTCGCGACGCGGCCGACGCTCCTCGAAGCGCAGCCCGCTCGCGGACGTCTGGGATACGGAGAGTTAG
- a CDS encoding NADH:flavin oxidoreductase, with product MARLEDPLEIGGVEIPNRLYRAPVLECAGNGPDAVETLIEDLEPAAASGVGLLCQGATIVRGEGGCAAPGMTRVHDPDFVSRLSRLTDRVHDHGSRIFVQLEHGGLRSMETWHAGYRREHPDLEQLAVSPLPAPLRALDRAGFLAYDPHVMTTEEVYELAVDFGRSAAYCVDAGYDGIHISGANMGIVQQFLSPFYNRRDDEFGGSPENRLAFLDAVHDEIRDRAGDIPLITKVPAETPAPPWPIVCRKLSLQDGVEIARRLERIGYDGVVPVQTSVAWDMSIVRGRYPKRAWENEALREGYDEAFGGPRRRRLVALGNRLESLVYDFEPAWNEDFCRRVRERVSIPVLAEGGIRERGQMDRLLGAAGETDDGTARNADPACDAVGMARPFYAEPRLGARLLESASAATVDSAGVVVPDATGESRELTSETRVLCENCNNCTVPQVTSAPGICRTPSVLSKRGELEREGAYDGRE from the coding sequence ATGGCACGCCTCGAGGACCCGCTCGAGATCGGCGGCGTCGAGATCCCGAACCGACTCTACCGTGCGCCGGTCCTCGAGTGTGCGGGCAACGGGCCCGACGCGGTCGAGACGCTGATCGAAGACCTCGAACCGGCCGCCGCGTCGGGCGTCGGATTGCTCTGTCAGGGGGCGACTATCGTTCGCGGCGAGGGCGGCTGTGCTGCTCCAGGGATGACTCGCGTCCACGACCCCGACTTCGTGTCCCGACTCTCGCGGCTCACCGACCGGGTCCACGACCACGGAAGTCGAATCTTCGTGCAACTCGAGCACGGGGGCCTCCGGAGCATGGAGACCTGGCACGCCGGCTACCGACGCGAGCACCCGGACCTCGAGCAACTCGCCGTCTCCCCTCTCCCGGCACCGCTTCGCGCACTCGACCGGGCGGGCTTTCTGGCCTACGACCCACACGTCATGACGACCGAGGAGGTGTACGAACTGGCCGTCGACTTCGGCCGTTCGGCGGCGTACTGCGTCGACGCCGGCTACGACGGCATCCACATCTCGGGGGCGAACATGGGTATCGTCCAGCAGTTCCTCTCGCCGTTTTACAACCGCCGTGACGACGAGTTCGGCGGCTCACCAGAGAACCGACTCGCCTTCCTGGATGCCGTCCACGACGAGATTCGCGACCGAGCGGGAGACATCCCGCTGATCACCAAGGTTCCCGCCGAGACGCCAGCCCCGCCCTGGCCGATCGTCTGCCGGAAGCTCTCCCTCCAGGACGGCGTCGAAATCGCGAGGCGTCTGGAGCGGATCGGTTACGACGGTGTGGTTCCGGTCCAGACTTCGGTCGCCTGGGACATGAGCATCGTCCGCGGACGGTATCCGAAACGGGCCTGGGAGAACGAGGCCCTTCGCGAGGGGTACGACGAGGCATTCGGCGGCCCGCGGCGGCGGCGACTCGTCGCGCTGGGCAACCGGCTCGAGTCGCTGGTCTACGACTTCGAGCCGGCCTGGAACGAGGACTTCTGCCGTCGCGTCCGCGAGCGGGTGTCGATTCCGGTGCTCGCCGAGGGCGGGATTCGTGAGCGCGGGCAGATGGACCGGTTGCTGGGCGCGGCTGGCGAGACCGACGATGGGACGGCCAGGAACGCGGACCCCGCCTGCGACGCCGTCGGCATGGCTCGCCCGTTCTACGCCGAGCCCCGGTTGGGCGCGCGACTGCTCGAATCTGCGTCCGCTGCCACGGTCGACTCCGCTGGCGTGGTTGTGCCCGACGCCACCGGCGAGAGCCGCGAACTCACGTCGGAAACGCGGGTTCTCTGTGAGAATTGCAACAACTGTACGGTGCCGCAAGTAACAAGCGCTCCGGGAATCTGTCGCACGCCGTCGGTGCTCAGCAAACGGGGCGAACTCGAGCGGGAGGGCGCCTACGACGGCCGGGAGTGA
- a CDS encoding HAD family hydrolase, translating into MRAVLFDMDGVLVDSEDYWVTLEREELLPQVVPDQDVEVAEITGMNYREIYDYLDAEYETAVSREEFLNLFENAAETLYRDRVTLLEGTHDLLDELEEQGVPRAIVSSSPHDWIDVVLERFDLADRFDAIVSAEEIDGPGKPEPDVFEYAAAELGVEPGECVVLEDSEHGIRAAARAGTICIAYEIDAHDDVDYSPADAVVDAPLELRNAVLERVQGSSR; encoded by the coding sequence ATGCGCGCAGTACTCTTCGACATGGACGGCGTCCTCGTCGACTCCGAGGACTACTGGGTCACCCTCGAACGCGAAGAACTCCTCCCACAGGTCGTCCCCGATCAGGACGTCGAGGTCGCCGAGATCACCGGAATGAACTACCGTGAAATCTACGACTACCTCGACGCGGAGTACGAGACGGCGGTCTCCCGCGAGGAGTTCCTGAACCTGTTCGAAAACGCCGCCGAGACCCTCTACCGCGATCGCGTGACCCTCCTCGAGGGCACTCACGACCTGCTCGACGAACTCGAGGAGCAGGGCGTCCCACGAGCCATCGTCTCCTCGTCGCCCCACGACTGGATCGACGTCGTCCTGGAGCGCTTCGACCTCGCGGATCGGTTCGACGCGATCGTCAGCGCCGAGGAGATCGACGGGCCGGGCAAGCCGGAACCGGACGTCTTCGAGTACGCTGCGGCCGAACTCGGCGTCGAACCCGGGGAGTGCGTCGTCCTCGAGGACTCCGAGCACGGGATCCGCGCGGCGGCCCGTGCGGGGACGATTTGCATCGCCTACGAGATCGACGCTCACGACGACGTCGATTACTCGCCTGCCGACGCGGTCGTCGACGCCCCGCTCGAGTTGCGCAATGCGGTTCTCGAGCGAGTCCAGGGTAGCTCTCGTTAA